AGCAGATGCGACAGGAAGAACGCCCCCACGGCGTACAGCAGGCGCTGACGCGGCAGCAGGGTTAAGGCATCGCCAATCAGGGAAGCACACAGCCCCGCGAGGACAAGATAGCTAATGGCGTTAAACATGGGTGCCTGCCAGGCAAGCAACAGCAGGAGCAATAGCGTGACGGGTTTAAACAACCAGCGCTGCCAGGCTGGGCCACGGTAAGACGCATCGACATAAAGCCATGCGGAAAAACAGACAGCGATAAATGACCAAAGCATATTAACTCCCTGTAACTGTTGAGGCTGAATGATCAGTTCCTGATCCAGTGTAGTGACGCGAGCGGGCGTTTGGCAATGCCGGGGCAGGCGAGGTATCCTGAATTCCGCATAATCTGATGGGATTTTCCAATGAGCAAGATGCCGCTGTTTTTCATTATCGTGGTGGCGATTATCGTCGTTGCCGCCTCGTTTCGCTTCGTGCAGCAGCGCCGTGAGAAGGCCGACAACGACGCCGCGCCTCTGATGCAAAAGCGCGTGGTGGTGACGAACAAGCGTGAGAAGCCGCTCAACGACCGCCGCTCTCGCCAGCAGCAGGTGACGCCTGCGGGCACAACGATGCGCTATGAAGCGAGCTTTAAGCCGGAAACCGGCGGGCTGGAGATCACTTTCCGCCTGGAGGCGCAGCAGTACCACCAGCTGACGGTAGGGGAGAAGGGGACGCTGAGCTACAAAGGGTCGCGGTTTGAAGGGTTTGTACCGGAGCGGTAATTTTACCCCTCACCCCGGCCCTCTCCCCAGAGGGGAGAGGGTGTAATCGTCCCCTCGCCCCTTTGGGGAGAGGGTTAGGGTGAGGGGCAAATCTGTTACTTCTTCACCTGCGCCTTAAACTTTTTCATCCACACCAGCAGTTCAAATACGCCGAAAATAAACACCCGCAGCTGCTGCCAGCCGGTCATCGGTGGGCCATCTTTCGGCAGGCCGTTTTTCAGCATCACCATCTGCAACGCATGCATGAACGCGGTAAAAATCAGCGCCACGTTAATAAAGATATTCAGCGGACGCGGGAACGGGTGCACCAGATTCAAAATCAAAAATGCCCAGACGCCCAGCATCAGCAAGCGCCCTACGTTAATCAGTACTGGCATCGGATCCTCCTTGTGCCTGACGGTGATAAAGACGATAAGCCACCTGACCGGCGACCTTCTCGCGGTGCAGATCCCAGTGAACGGGAACGGGCGGCAGGCCATTTTCCACTTCGCTTTCGACGTAAATCAGCGCGTCGTCTGCCAGCCAGCCATTTTTTTCCAGCAACGATAATGTCTCTTCCAGCAGTCCTTTACGGAACGGCGGGTCAACAAACACCACGTTGAACGGCGTCCCGTTTTGGGCGAGGAAGCTTAGCGTATTGGTATTCACCACTTTCGCGTTGGTTGCCTTCAGCGTAGCCAGATTTTGCTGCAACGTCTGCGCGACGCCGCGCTCCATCTCCAGCAGCGTGGCGCTGGCGGCATAACGCGACAGTGCTTCCAGACCTAATGCACCGCTGCCAGCGAAGCAGTCCAGGCAGTTGGCGTCTACCATTGACGGGGCAAGCCAGTTAAACAGCGTCTCGCGAACGCGGTCCGTGGTGGGGCGTAAACCGGGGCTGTCCGGCACCGGTAATTTCCGGCCTCGCCACTGACCGCCGATAATGCGTATTTGACCGGCCGGGGCGCGGGTGGGTTTCTTCATCTCAGGAAAGCTCTGTTAACAATGCCCTGCGATTGCGGGCGGTGATGTCAATTAAGTAAAGTGTTAGACTATTTCATCATTTTTTTAGCTTCCCTGTATATAGCGCCGCGAGGAGTGTAGTCGCAGATGGCAAAACAAAAAAAACGTGGCTTCTTTTCCTGGTTGGGTTTCGGTGAAAAAGAGCAAGAAACAGAACAGAAAACCGAAGAACAACAGGTTGTAGAAGAGCAGTCACAGCCTGAAACGCCTGTCGAAACCGCTGCGGTTGTCGAAGCGGAAGAGCCAGCCCACAGCAAAGAAGAGATTGAATCCTTTGCTGAAGAGGTGGTTGAGGTCACTGAACAGGTTCAGGAGAGCGAAAAACCAGAGCCGGTTATCGTTGAAACCCTTAACGAAGCGCCGCAGGCCGCTATCGAACACGAAGAACTGCCGC
The sequence above is a segment of the Enterobacter hormaechei ATCC 49162 genome. Coding sequences within it:
- a CDS encoding DUF2500 domain-containing protein encodes the protein MSKMPLFFIIVVAIIVVAASFRFVQQRREKADNDAAPLMQKRVVVTNKREKPLNDRRSRQQQVTPAGTTMRYEASFKPETGGLEITFRLEAQQYHQLTVGEKGTLSYKGSRFEGFVPER
- a CDS encoding DUF1145 family protein, encoding MPVLINVGRLLMLGVWAFLILNLVHPFPRPLNIFINVALIFTAFMHALQMVMLKNGLPKDGPPMTGWQQLRVFIFGVFELLVWMKKFKAQVKK
- the rsmD gene encoding 16S rRNA (guanine(966)-N(2))-methyltransferase, with the translated sequence MKKPTRAPAGQIRIIGGQWRGRKLPVPDSPGLRPTTDRVRETLFNWLAPSMVDANCLDCFAGSGALGLEALSRYAASATLLEMERGVAQTLQQNLATLKATNAKVVNTNTLSFLAQNGTPFNVVFVDPPFRKGLLEETLSLLEKNGWLADDALIYVESEVENGLPPVPVHWDLHREKVAGQVAYRLYHRQAQGGSDASTD